Genomic segment of Saccharomyces cerevisiae S288C chromosome XV, complete sequence:
TAGCGAACAAGTTTTCTGCCTCAACGGTGCACTTAGAACATATCACAACTGCTTTAAGTTGTTTAACACCTTTTGGTTCTAAAGACGATGTGcttatattcattgatgCTGATGGGCTGTCATTTGTCAGGGAGAATAATCATGTGATAAAAATCCAACTACTGTTATCTCGGGAGCTATTTATGTCTTATTCGTATAGAAATGAAACTGAGGATCACATGAAACTTTgtgtaaaaataaatcataTCTTAGATAGCGTTAGCGTGATGAACAGGAATTCGGATGACATTGTTGAGTGTACTTTATCTTATGATGGACATGGATCACCATTTGTACTAATATTTGAAGACTCGTTCATTTCTGAGAGAGTGGAGTACTCTACCTACTTAATTAAGGATTTTGATACTAATGGACTAGAACTCGATAGAGAAAGGATAAGCTTTGAGGCAATTATTAAGGGCGAAGCCCTTCATTCAGCCTTAAAGGATCTAAAAGAAATCGGATGCAAAGAGTGCTATGTATATGCAAAGACCGAGGCGAATGATGAGAATGTATTTGCCCTGATATCTAAATCTCAGCTAGGATTttctaaaataaaattacCCAGTAACAGATCCATACTAGAGAAGTTACAAGTATTTGACGGAGATTCCACAACAGTAATAGATGGTTTTGCTGTAATTGGGTTCTTCGATTTCACCTCGTTTGATAAAATCAGAAAGAGTACTAAAATTGCAAGCAAAGTCCTTTTCAGGATGGATGTTCATGGCGTATTGAGTGTAAATATTCTAAGTCAAACAGACGATGTCATTATCACTGATACTACAAGACCTTCAAATAATCGACCAGGTAGTATTCGCCAACTGCAGCTACCCAAGGATTATCCCGGTATAGTAATTGAGGTTTGCATGCTAGAAAAAGAATCCATAGATGAGGCAGCACAGACAGAAATAGAACTCCTGATGGAGACTAATGAACTTGGCAATCGTAATagttttaaaaaatcaactataagaaaaagatatggTACAGATAAAGGCAATGAAACTTCAAATGACAACTTGCTGCAATTGAatgggaaaaaaattaaactaccatctgaagaagaaaacaataaaaacaGGGAAAGTGAGGATGAAGAGAATCACTGCAAGTATCCAACAAAGGATA
This window contains:
- the RAD17 gene encoding Rad17p (Checkpoint protein; involved in the activation of the DNA damage and meiotic pachytene checkpoints; with Mec3p and Ddc1p, forms a clamp that is loaded onto partial duplex DNA; homolog of human and S. pombe Rad1 and U. maydis Rec1 proteins) codes for the protein MRINSELANKFSASTVHLEHITTALSCLTPFGSKDDVLIFIDADGLSFVRENNHVIKIQLLLSRELFMSYSYRNETEDHMKLCVKINHILDSVSVMNRNSDDIVECTLSYDGHGSPFVLIFEDSFISERVEYSTYLIKDFDTNGLELDRERISFEAIIKGEALHSALKDLKEIGCKECYVYAKTEANDENVFALISKSQLGFSKIKLPSNRSILEKLQVFDGDSTTVIDGFAVIGFFDFTSFDKIRKSTKIASKVLFRMDVHGVLSVNILSQTDDVIITDTTRPSNNRPGSIRQLQLPKDYPGIVIEVCMLEKESIDEAAQTEIELLMETNELGNRNSFKKSTIRKRYGTDKGNETSNDNLLQLNGKKIKLPSEEENNKNRESEDEENHCKYPTKDIPIFF